From the genome of Candidatus Methylomirabilota bacterium, one region includes:
- a CDS encoding amidohydrolase family protein, translated as MSYTRISADCHLDLPWMPPDLFTSNASAALKDRMPFTAEGPDGPYWTCKNGTSFGLVNGVGPAGQKYVPGQHHRVDVMAATGLYDDGKKGIRRVSDPALRAKDMDRDGVQAEVMYGILGAATRLRDHEAATEMFRIYNDWLVDFCRHDPGRFIGLACLPYGDIDAAVKEIYRVARLGLRGVELSCSWDMEPMWHPIWEPLWQAVNDVGLPLHFHTFPALDPSVLDKAQGRVRRAAFFTVVSAFQMNLVNILAAIIGSAVLERYPRVRIAFGESGIGWVPYALDRMDFEWEDRFHDLGLKMKPSDYWRRQCKATFQFDRIGTKLIDDMGVESLMWGSDYPHGDGVWPESSKYIDEQFGHLPAELTHKMTCENAGKFYGLI; from the coding sequence ATGAGCTACACGAGGATTTCCGCCGACTGCCACCTCGACCTTCCCTGGATGCCGCCGGATCTTTTCACCTCGAATGCTTCGGCGGCCCTCAAGGACCGCATGCCCTTCACGGCAGAAGGGCCGGACGGACCGTACTGGACCTGCAAGAACGGCACGTCTTTCGGCCTCGTCAACGGGGTGGGGCCGGCCGGCCAGAAATATGTGCCCGGCCAGCATCACCGGGTGGACGTCATGGCGGCCACCGGACTCTACGACGACGGCAAGAAGGGCATCCGGCGCGTGTCTGACCCCGCGCTGCGGGCCAAGGACATGGACCGCGACGGCGTCCAGGCCGAAGTGATGTACGGCATTCTCGGCGCGGCCACCCGCCTCCGCGATCACGAAGCGGCCACGGAGATGTTCCGCATCTACAACGACTGGCTCGTGGACTTCTGCCGCCACGATCCCGGCCGCTTCATCGGCCTGGCCTGCCTGCCCTACGGCGACATCGACGCCGCCGTGAAGGAGATCTACCGGGTGGCCAGGCTCGGCCTCCGCGGCGTGGAGCTCTCCTGCTCGTGGGACATGGAGCCGATGTGGCACCCCATCTGGGAGCCGCTCTGGCAGGCCGTCAACGACGTGGGCCTGCCCCTGCACTTCCACACCTTCCCCGCCCTCGATCCGAGCGTGCTCGACAAGGCGCAGGGCCGCGTCCGTCGGGCCGCCTTCTTCACCGTGGTGTCCGCCTTCCAGATGAACCTCGTCAACATCCTGGCCGCCATCATCGGCAGCGCCGTCCTCGAGCGCTATCCCCGGGTGCGCATCGCCTTCGGAGAGAGCGGTATCGGCTGGGTGCCCTACGCGCTCGACCGGATGGACTTCGAATGGGAGGACCGCTTCCACGACCTCGGCCTCAAGATGAAGCCGAGCGACTACTGGCGCCGCCAGTGCAAGGCCACCTTCCAGTTCGACCGCATCGGCACCAAGCTCATCGACGACATGGGTGTCGAATCGCTGATGTGGGGCTCGGACTATCCGCACGGTGACGGCGTGTGGCCGGAGTCGTCGAAATACATCGACGAGCAGTTCGGCCATCTGCCCGCCGAGCTGACTCACAAGATGACCTGCGAGAACGCGGGCAAGTTCTACGGGCTAATTTAG
- a CDS encoding substrate-binding domain-containing protein, producing MRRKASPTSRWLALAIAGLGMWTWTTSAQAAEIKVLSAGAVKGIVTELAETFRQETGHTVTITPGTAGELRQKVEAGDSADVVIVTDTVLEQLAAKRLVVADTRADLARTAIGVAVREGAPLPDISTVEAFKQTVLAAKSLVYTDPGRGATSGIHFAGVLQRLGIADAVKDKTVLWPGGYAAEAIVKGQAELCVHQISEILPVKGVTLVGPLPRELQKITTYSAAISTRAATPETARSFIAFVTRPSFKQKFVVAGLDYRE from the coding sequence ATGAGACGGAAAGCTTCGCCTACGAGCCGGTGGCTGGCCCTCGCCATCGCCGGGCTGGGGATGTGGACCTGGACAACTTCGGCCCAGGCCGCGGAGATCAAGGTGCTGAGCGCTGGTGCCGTGAAGGGTATCGTGACGGAGCTCGCGGAGACATTCCGACAGGAGACGGGCCACACGGTCACCATCACGCCGGGGACGGCGGGCGAGCTGAGGCAGAAAGTCGAGGCGGGCGATTCTGCGGATGTGGTCATCGTCACCGACACCGTGCTGGAGCAGCTCGCGGCGAAGCGGCTCGTGGTGGCGGACACGCGGGCCGACTTGGCCCGGACGGCCATCGGGGTCGCGGTACGCGAGGGCGCCCCCCTTCCCGACATCTCGACGGTAGAGGCGTTCAAGCAGACGGTGCTGGCCGCGAAGTCGCTCGTGTACACGGATCCGGGCCGCGGCGCCACCAGCGGGATTCACTTCGCCGGGGTCCTCCAGCGCCTGGGCATTGCCGATGCGGTGAAGGACAAGACGGTGCTCTGGCCGGGCGGCTACGCGGCGGAGGCGATCGTGAAGGGCCAGGCCGAGCTCTGCGTGCATCAGATCAGCGAGATCCTCCCCGTGAAGGGCGTGACGCTCGTGGGGCCGCTGCCGAGGGAGCTTCAGAAGATCACCACCTATTCCGCCGCCATTTCCACACGGGCGGCCACCCCCGAGACGGCGCGTTCTTTCATCGCGTTCGTGACCAGACCCTCCTTCAAGCAAAAATTCGTCGTTGCGGGTCTCGACTACCGCGAGTGA
- a CDS encoding chlorohydrolase family protein — translation MRTLIEGGWVVAFNGKSHEVYEQGSVVFDDDRIVHAGGSYAGPADTRLSARGKLVSPGFINTHVHTTGNAGDYLLLDMAKNDYRTSNYMSFAAPLKGKMTPPPPEAVAALRTFVFLHALRQGTTTIIDVGGQRGDWEGYVRLIDELGVRVYGSPPFRDRNTFTDAQGRLYYDHDTNLGMQGLKDAVAFIREYDGAAQGRLRGMLNPSQVETCSEPLLRACKDAAQELDVPVHTHAGGNLVEFQRIMDEYRKTPIQFLADIGFLDDRALIGHAVFTTAHAWSHYPFGDDLRVLAERGATVGHCPYKYAKMAMILCSFQRYLDAGVNLAIGTDTFPMDMVAELRWASILAKVADANYQAGQHRDVFNAATLGGCKFLRRDDLGRLAPGAKADILLINLDHLGAPVYADPIKALIDAGSGRDVDTVIVDGKILVQGGRTTRIDEDEVYAKARQVTQRFWTHVPTWRWDGASVDRIIPPAFPIHGAAAK, via the coding sequence ATGAGGACGCTCATCGAAGGCGGCTGGGTGGTCGCGTTCAACGGCAAGAGTCACGAGGTATACGAGCAGGGCAGCGTGGTCTTCGACGACGACCGCATCGTGCATGCCGGCGGATCGTACGCGGGCCCGGCCGACACCCGCCTCTCCGCGCGGGGCAAGCTCGTCTCGCCAGGCTTCATCAATACCCATGTCCACACGACCGGCAACGCGGGCGACTATCTCCTCCTCGACATGGCGAAGAACGACTACCGCACCTCGAACTACATGAGCTTCGCCGCGCCGCTGAAAGGCAAGATGACCCCGCCGCCGCCCGAGGCGGTGGCCGCCCTCCGCACCTTCGTCTTCCTCCACGCCCTCCGGCAAGGCACCACCACCATCATCGACGTGGGGGGCCAGCGCGGGGACTGGGAAGGGTACGTGCGTCTGATCGACGAGCTGGGCGTGCGCGTGTACGGCAGCCCGCCCTTCCGCGATCGCAACACCTTCACCGACGCCCAGGGCCGCCTCTATTACGACCATGACACCAATCTCGGCATGCAAGGACTGAAGGACGCCGTGGCCTTCATCCGCGAGTACGATGGCGCCGCGCAGGGGCGGCTTCGCGGCATGCTCAACCCGTCTCAGGTCGAGACGTGCAGCGAACCCTTGCTGCGCGCGTGCAAGGACGCCGCGCAGGAGCTGGACGTGCCCGTGCACACGCACGCGGGGGGCAACCTCGTGGAGTTCCAGCGGATCATGGACGAGTACCGCAAGACGCCCATCCAGTTCCTCGCCGATATCGGATTCCTCGACGATCGCGCCCTCATCGGCCACGCCGTCTTCACCACGGCGCATGCCTGGAGCCATTACCCGTTCGGAGACGACCTCCGCGTGCTCGCGGAGCGCGGCGCCACCGTGGGGCACTGTCCGTACAAGTACGCCAAGATGGCCATGATCCTGTGCTCCTTCCAGCGCTACCTCGATGCGGGGGTGAACCTCGCCATCGGTACCGACACCTTCCCCATGGACATGGTGGCGGAGCTACGCTGGGCGTCCATCCTGGCCAAGGTCGCCGACGCGAACTACCAGGCGGGCCAGCATCGCGACGTCTTCAATGCCGCCACCCTCGGAGGCTGCAAGTTCCTGCGCCGCGACGACCTCGGGCGCCTCGCTCCCGGCGCCAAGGCCGACATCCTCCTCATCAACCTCGACCATCTCGGCGCCCCCGTCTACGCCGATCCCATCAAGGCCCTGATCGACGCCGGGTCCGGGCGCGACGTGGACACGGTGATCGTGGACGGCAAGATCCTCGTCCAGGGCGGTCGCACCACCCGGATCGACGAGGACGAGGTGTATGCCAAGGCCCGCCAGGTGACCCAGCGCTTCTGGACCCACGTGCCCACCTGGCGCTGGGATGGCGCGTCCGTGGACCGGATCATCCCGCCCGCCTTTCCCATTCACGGCGCCGCCGCCAAATGA
- a CDS encoding thiamine pyrophosphate-dependent enzyme, protein MKPEEVLSLIAAQRGTAVCIPTMTTAPAWRTIAPDDLSATCAGFMGGASSLGLGIALARPDRRVIVFDGDGSLLMQLGSLATVAGAAPRNLVHLLFKNGVYHTSGAQVIPGGLTVDFVMMAKAAGYRHASAIRDIDDFKRRLPELLKTEGPVFVELHTGLAEQTPMTARGGTPFPQQVEELRAKLLKPRARATS, encoded by the coding sequence ATGAAGCCAGAAGAAGTCCTGAGCCTCATCGCGGCTCAGCGCGGCACCGCCGTCTGCATCCCGACCATGACCACGGCGCCGGCCTGGCGCACCATCGCTCCCGATGATCTGTCCGCCACCTGCGCCGGTTTCATGGGCGGCGCGTCCTCTCTCGGCCTGGGGATTGCTCTGGCCCGGCCAGATCGGCGCGTCATCGTCTTCGATGGAGACGGCTCGCTCCTCATGCAGCTCGGATCGCTCGCCACGGTCGCGGGCGCCGCCCCGCGGAACCTCGTGCACCTCCTCTTCAAGAACGGCGTCTATCACACGTCGGGCGCTCAGGTCATCCCGGGCGGCCTCACCGTCGACTTCGTCATGATGGCCAAGGCCGCGGGCTATCGTCATGCCTCTGCCATCCGCGACATCGACGACTTCAAGCGACGGCTTCCCGAGCTGCTCAAGACGGAAGGTCCTGTCTTCGTCGAGCTTCACACGGGCCTTGCCGAGCAGACGCCGATGACCGCACGAGGCGGCACGCCGTTTCCCCAGCAAGTGGAAGAGCTTCGCGCGAAGCTCTTGAAGCCCCGAGCGCGCGCGACCTCGTAG
- a CDS encoding SDR family oxidoreductase — MKLGGKTAFITGASRNIGRAIALAFAAEGADLIVNTRVNRDELEAVAEECRKAGVRAVPALGDIADAAAVDLMVKEGLAELGAIDILVCNAAIRPHKSMAETSLEDWHHVMGVNLHSAFYLARAVIPGMKERRRGSIIAIGGQSSLTGRPNTAAVTAAKTGMLGFVRALAAELGPFGIRANVVIPGTMDTERRYAEWYPTPPGAPEQLKQIPLGRLGRPEEIADACVFLASDASAYITGDEIRVMGGRIIG, encoded by the coding sequence ATGAAGCTCGGCGGGAAGACGGCCTTCATCACGGGGGCCAGCCGCAACATCGGCCGCGCCATCGCGCTGGCCTTCGCCGCCGAGGGCGCGGATCTCATCGTCAACACGCGGGTGAACCGGGACGAGCTGGAAGCGGTGGCCGAGGAGTGCCGCAAGGCCGGGGTGCGTGCCGTCCCCGCCCTCGGCGACATCGCCGATGCCGCGGCCGTGGACCTCATGGTGAAGGAGGGGCTGGCGGAGCTGGGGGCCATCGACATTCTCGTGTGCAATGCGGCCATCCGGCCCCACAAGTCCATGGCGGAGACCTCGCTCGAGGACTGGCATCACGTGATGGGCGTCAATCTCCACTCCGCCTTCTACCTCGCGCGCGCCGTCATACCGGGCATGAAGGAGCGGAGGCGGGGCAGCATCATCGCGATCGGCGGGCAGTCGAGCCTGACCGGTCGGCCGAACACCGCCGCGGTGACCGCGGCCAAGACGGGAATGCTCGGCTTCGTGCGGGCCCTCGCCGCCGAGCTGGGGCCGTTCGGCATTCGCGCCAATGTGGTCATCCCGGGCACCATGGACACCGAGCGGCGCTATGCCGAGTGGTATCCGACGCCGCCGGGGGCGCCGGAGCAGCTCAAGCAAATCCCGCTGGGGCGGCTGGGGCGGCCCGAGGAGATTGCCGACGCCTGCGTGTTTCTCGCCTCGGATGCCTCGGCCTATATCACCGGGGACGAGATCCGCGTGATGGGGGGGCGGATCATTGGATAG
- a CDS encoding patatin-like phospholipase family protein — protein MTRRKIAGVVALAALLMPTPAGAACARSSLPRDAPMVLVLSGGGAKGAYEAGVAAAFVERGLPIRLVAGSSAGALNAAMVASGRADRLETMWRTVQRERVYTLRASVFFAGFLPGWLTLFALNEISSLFDPAPLRELITTSLDFDRIRASPLRLLVTATDLASREKRVFDNQTVTVDALMAAAAVPGLFPPVEVDGTLLVDGGLTGRAPVLEALEADASVGRAVVVMSYAPTERGAEPTTMRRALEESFELMMIQQIRRDTELARLRHPAVDVQLLAPSSPLLLRPLDFDAEAITRLLALGRADALTCLEAWDRR, from the coding sequence ATGACGCGCCGTAAAATTGCTGGTGTGGTGGCCCTCGCCGCCTTGCTGATGCCGACTCCCGCCGGCGCGGCGTGCGCCCGGTCCAGCCTTCCCCGCGACGCGCCGATGGTCCTGGTGCTCTCGGGCGGAGGCGCCAAGGGCGCCTACGAGGCCGGCGTGGCCGCGGCCTTCGTGGAGCGCGGGCTGCCGATCCGCCTGGTGGCCGGCTCGTCGGCGGGAGCGCTCAATGCCGCCATGGTCGCCAGCGGCCGGGCTGATCGGCTGGAGACGATGTGGCGCACCGTCCAGCGCGAGCGGGTCTACACGCTGCGCGCATCTGTGTTCTTCGCAGGTTTCCTGCCGGGCTGGCTCACCCTCTTTGCCCTCAACGAGATCAGCTCGCTCTTCGATCCCGCCCCGCTTCGTGAGCTGATCACCACCTCCCTCGACTTCGACCGCATTCGCGCGTCCCCCCTGCGTCTCCTCGTGACGGCCACGGACCTGGCCAGCCGCGAGAAGCGCGTGTTCGACAACCAAACCGTCACCGTGGATGCCCTCATGGCCGCCGCGGCCGTCCCGGGACTCTTCCCGCCCGTGGAGGTGGACGGCACCCTCCTCGTGGACGGCGGGCTGACGGGTCGCGCGCCGGTCCTGGAAGCGCTCGAAGCGGATGCCTCCGTGGGTCGCGCGGTGGTGGTGATGAGCTATGCGCCGACGGAGCGCGGGGCGGAGCCCACGACGATGCGCAGGGCCCTCGAGGAGAGCTTCGAGCTCATGATGATCCAGCAGATCCGACGAGACACCGAGCTGGCCAGGCTCCGGCACCCGGCCGTGGACGTCCAGCTCCTGGCGCCCTCGTCGCCGCTCCTCCTCCGGCCCCTCGACTTCGACGCCGAGGCCATCACGCGTCTGCTCGCCCTCGGGCGCGCCGACGCCCTCACCTGCCTCGAAGCGTGGGACCGCCGCTGA
- a CDS encoding amidohydrolase family protein, whose translation MRLLSDRERKALRGAETASFPGPIPTQSVSSDEFMPAPQTDKQRRVETRIKDWGGELAKKHGMSRRHFLATASGMATAFLAMNEVYGPLYGVSRAEAVDRAMAAERADSLKGQFVMDCHTHFLRDDTRIQTFVMQRQAVGKAGWNPALSGKEQTIEDLKFANYYKEVFLDSDTKVALISGAPSDIAQDWFLTNEMKAEARARVNREAGSRRMLSHAIFTPGQPGWLEAIDRAISDLKPDSFKGYTIGDNTNKKLSQYPWRMDDTKVTYKAYEKFLKAGLVNVCVHKGLFPPSVEQQFPHLLAYSDVRDVGKAAKDWPQLNFIIYHSAYRFAGGGKVEAAWAQFEQTGRIEWVTDLAEIPSKFGVTNVYGDLGQIFAQSTIADPRVAAAMMGQLVRGLGADRVVWGSDAIWTGSPQWQIEALRRLEIPEDMQKKHGFKPLGAADGPVKSAILGETNARLYKYEKRAALATDRLSALKSEYEKEGGTRSNLRYGYVLPSRLSA comes from the coding sequence ATGAGATTACTCAGCGACCGCGAGCGGAAGGCATTGCGGGGGGCGGAGACGGCATCCTTTCCCGGCCCGATTCCCACCCAGAGCGTCTCCAGCGATGAGTTCATGCCGGCGCCCCAGACCGACAAGCAACGCCGCGTGGAGACGCGGATCAAGGACTGGGGGGGCGAGCTGGCGAAGAAGCATGGGATGTCCCGCCGGCACTTCCTCGCCACTGCCTCCGGCATGGCCACGGCGTTCCTCGCCATGAACGAGGTCTACGGCCCGCTCTACGGGGTGAGCCGGGCCGAGGCCGTCGACCGCGCCATGGCCGCCGAGCGGGCGGATTCGCTTAAGGGCCAGTTCGTGATGGACTGCCACACGCATTTCCTGCGCGATGACACGCGCATCCAGACCTTCGTCATGCAGCGCCAGGCCGTGGGGAAGGCGGGATGGAATCCCGCGCTGTCCGGCAAGGAGCAGACGATCGAGGACCTGAAGTTCGCGAACTACTACAAGGAGGTCTTTCTCGATAGCGACACCAAGGTCGCGCTGATCTCGGGGGCGCCGTCGGACATCGCGCAAGACTGGTTCCTCACCAACGAGATGAAGGCGGAGGCGCGCGCGCGGGTGAACCGGGAGGCGGGGTCCCGCCGGATGCTGAGCCATGCCATCTTCACCCCGGGGCAGCCCGGCTGGCTGGAAGCGATCGACCGGGCGATCAGCGACCTGAAGCCTGACTCGTTCAAGGGCTATACCATCGGCGACAACACGAACAAGAAGCTCAGCCAGTATCCGTGGCGCATGGACGACACCAAGGTCACTTACAAGGCCTACGAGAAGTTCCTCAAGGCGGGTTTGGTGAACGTCTGTGTCCACAAGGGGCTCTTCCCGCCGTCCGTCGAGCAGCAATTTCCACACCTCCTCGCCTACTCGGACGTCCGGGACGTGGGCAAGGCGGCCAAGGACTGGCCGCAGCTCAACTTCATCATCTATCACTCGGCCTATCGATTCGCGGGCGGGGGAAAGGTCGAAGCGGCCTGGGCCCAGTTCGAGCAGACCGGACGCATCGAGTGGGTGACCGACCTCGCCGAGATCCCATCGAAGTTCGGCGTGACCAACGTCTACGGCGACCTCGGCCAGATCTTCGCCCAGAGCACCATTGCCGACCCGCGGGTCGCCGCGGCCATGATGGGACAGCTCGTGCGCGGGCTGGGCGCGGACCGCGTCGTGTGGGGCTCGGACGCCATCTGGACCGGCTCGCCTCAGTGGCAGATCGAGGCGCTCCGGCGTCTGGAGATCCCCGAGGACATGCAGAAGAAGCACGGATTCAAGCCCCTGGGAGCGGCCGACGGACCCGTCAAGAGCGCCATCCTGGGCGAGACCAATGCCCGACTCTACAAGTACGAGAAGCGGGCCGCTCTGGCTACCGACCGTCTCTCGGCCTTGAAGAGCGAGTACGAGAAGGAGGGCGGGACCCGCAGCAACCTGCGCTACGGGTATGTCCTTCCCTCGCGCCTCTCGGCATGA
- a CDS encoding carboxymuconolactone decarboxylase family protein, giving the protein MSHYHDTDDLKVLGEFKKLAPAEFKGFVELDSIVGRDDGSIPRKYRELIALAVACTTQCPYCLDVHTRNAKQAGATREQVTEAAFIAAALRAGAAVTHGALALKLFDKA; this is encoded by the coding sequence ATGAGCCACTATCACGACACCGATGACCTCAAGGTTCTCGGGGAGTTCAAGAAGCTCGCCCCCGCGGAATTCAAGGGTTTTGTCGAGCTGGATTCCATCGTGGGGCGGGACGACGGCAGCATTCCGCGCAAGTATCGCGAGCTGATCGCCCTCGCCGTCGCCTGCACCACCCAGTGCCCGTACTGCCTGGATGTCCACACGCGCAACGCCAAGCAGGCGGGGGCCACCCGCGAGCAGGTCACGGAGGCGGCCTTCATCGCCGCCGCCCTGCGCGCCGGCGCGGCGGTGACGCACGGGGCCCTCGCCCTCAAGCTCTTCGACAAAGCATAG
- a CDS encoding Gfo/Idh/MocA family oxidoreductase, giving the protein MTDRPIRVGFVGAGKNTKLHHIPKLKAQPGVELVSVANRSKESGERVASEFGIGRVHGDWREVVGAKDIDAVCIGTWPYMHCEITLAALEQGKHVLCEARMAMNAAEGRRMLEASRRAPHLITQLVPSPPTLEVDSTLQSLLGEGYVGEVLAVELQTTQGGRFVEREEPLHWRQDVSLSGNNVLNMGIWYEAMMRWLGPLQRVTAMTKIAVPRRRDAKGALQDVKVADHIDILGALRGGGVAHLRFSAVTAFGPQSEVWIFGSEGTLRLEADAKRVSGGRRGDKELREIPIPKEKRIGWRVEEEFVNAIRGREKISRTNFEDGVRYMEFTDAVARSVASGKTENVADL; this is encoded by the coding sequence ATGACCGATCGACCGATACGCGTGGGGTTCGTGGGAGCCGGCAAGAACACCAAGCTCCACCACATTCCGAAGCTCAAGGCGCAGCCTGGCGTCGAGCTGGTGTCCGTGGCCAATCGCAGCAAGGAATCGGGCGAGCGCGTGGCCAGCGAGTTCGGCATCGGCCGGGTCCACGGGGACTGGCGGGAGGTGGTGGGGGCCAAGGACATCGACGCGGTCTGCATCGGTACCTGGCCCTACATGCACTGTGAGATCACCCTGGCCGCCCTCGAGCAGGGCAAGCACGTCCTCTGCGAGGCGCGCATGGCCATGAATGCCGCCGAGGGGCGGCGCATGCTCGAGGCCTCGCGACGGGCGCCCCACCTGATCACCCAGCTCGTGCCCTCGCCCCCCACCCTCGAGGTCGACTCGACTCTGCAGTCCCTGCTGGGCGAGGGGTATGTCGGTGAGGTGCTCGCCGTCGAGCTGCAGACCACCCAGGGCGGCCGTTTCGTCGAGCGCGAGGAGCCGCTGCACTGGCGCCAAGACGTGTCGCTCAGCGGAAACAATGTCCTCAACATGGGCATCTGGTACGAAGCGATGATGCGCTGGCTGGGTCCGCTCCAGCGCGTGACGGCCATGACCAAGATCGCCGTGCCACGACGGCGCGACGCCAAAGGCGCCCTGCAGGATGTCAAGGTGGCCGATCACATAGACATCCTGGGAGCCCTCCGGGGCGGCGGCGTCGCCCACCTTCGCTTCAGCGCGGTCACGGCGTTCGGGCCGCAGTCCGAGGTGTGGATCTTCGGCAGCGAGGGGACGCTGCGGCTCGAGGCGGACGCCAAGCGCGTGTCCGGCGGGCGGCGCGGCGACAAGGAGCTGCGGGAGATCCCCATTCCCAAGGAGAAGCGGATCGGCTGGCGCGTCGAGGAGGAGTTCGTCAACGCCATCCGTGGCCGCGAGAAGATCTCGCGCACCAACTTCGAGGACGGCGTGCGCTACATGGAGTTCACCGACGCCGTGGCTCGGAGCGTTGCCTCCGGCAAGACCGAGAACGTCGCCGACCTCTAG
- a CDS encoding Ldh family oxidoreductase: MRVPSEQIRQQLVSVFRAWGMSPPHADTTAEMMVETDLRGVDSHGISMLPSYDQEFRRGRLNMHPVFKTVRDGAAMALIDADASLGHPISVHAMNLAVDKCLVTGVAVVSVFNSHHFGAAGCYSKIAADRGVIGMVTASTRGVTLVPTFAAEPIMGTNPLAFAAPARRNPPFQLDMATTTVAAGKVKVYKLNHKSLPPGWVVDASGQAVTDPVEAFSHVFEKPEGGITPLGGTRDLGGHKGYGLAVLVHILGGALSGASFSPIRKRTQRESDPHNIGHFFMAINPRAFRAEGEFERDLDEVIDVLHDAKRADPDQPVLVAGDPEMATRKERLQNGVPVPDDLMEQLRSVAKSADVPFLLAP; encoded by the coding sequence ATGCGAGTCCCCTCGGAACAGATCCGCCAGCAGCTCGTGTCCGTGTTTCGCGCCTGGGGCATGTCCCCGCCGCATGCCGACACCACGGCGGAGATGATGGTGGAGACCGACCTGCGCGGCGTCGATTCTCACGGCATCTCGATGCTGCCCAGCTACGACCAGGAATTCCGCCGGGGCCGCCTCAACATGCACCCGGTGTTCAAGACGGTGCGCGACGGAGCGGCCATGGCCCTCATCGACGCGGACGCTTCGCTCGGCCATCCCATTTCCGTGCACGCCATGAACCTCGCCGTCGACAAGTGCCTCGTCACCGGGGTGGCCGTGGTGTCGGTGTTCAACTCCCACCACTTCGGCGCCGCCGGCTGCTACTCGAAGATCGCGGCCGATCGTGGCGTCATCGGCATGGTCACCGCGTCCACCCGGGGCGTGACCCTGGTGCCGACATTCGCTGCGGAGCCCATCATGGGCACGAACCCGCTCGCCTTCGCGGCGCCGGCCCGGCGCAATCCGCCCTTTCAGCTCGACATGGCCACGACCACGGTGGCGGCGGGAAAGGTCAAGGTCTACAAGCTCAACCACAAGTCGCTGCCCCCGGGCTGGGTGGTCGACGCGAGCGGCCAGGCAGTGACGGACCCCGTGGAGGCATTCAGCCATGTCTTCGAAAAGCCGGAGGGCGGTATCACGCCTCTCGGCGGCACGCGTGACCTGGGCGGTCACAAGGGCTACGGCCTGGCCGTCCTCGTGCACATACTCGGCGGAGCGCTCTCCGGCGCCTCGTTCTCGCCGATTCGCAAGCGCACGCAGCGAGAATCGGATCCCCACAATATCGGCCACTTCTTCATGGCCATCAATCCGCGGGCTTTCCGCGCGGAGGGCGAGTTCGAGCGGGATCTCGACGAGGTGATCGACGTGCTGCACGACGCCAAGCGGGCCGATCCGGACCAGCCCGTGCTCGTGGCAGGCGACCCGGAGATGGCCACGCGGAAGGAGCGGCTTCAGAACGGGGTGCCCGTCCCCGACGACCTGATGGAGCAGCTCAGATCAGTGGCGAAGAGCGCGGACGTCCCCTTCCTCCTCGCTCCTTAG
- a CDS encoding thiamine pyrophosphate-binding protein, producing the protein MAESIPAPLIIDTLKDTFREARAALAAEVAEPPRHSHLGWILSVPDTHQKSVLAALDKEEAIRVVTCATEDEATTIAAGLHIGGEPVVLMIQHAGLYASINTLRGVAMDGRVPVFYMIGLLSREKDKDPKESRHSMVRYCEPLLDTFGVPHARLEGPNDVRLIPEYYRLSRQRRGPTAVLVGLETI; encoded by the coding sequence ATGGCCGAATCCATTCCCGCCCCGCTCATCATCGACACGCTGAAGGACACCTTCCGCGAGGCGCGCGCCGCCCTCGCTGCGGAAGTCGCCGAGCCCCCGCGCCACAGCCACCTCGGCTGGATCCTGAGCGTGCCGGACACCCACCAGAAATCGGTGCTCGCCGCGCTCGACAAGGAAGAGGCCATCCGCGTCGTCACCTGCGCCACGGAGGACGAGGCCACCACCATCGCGGCGGGGCTTCACATCGGCGGCGAGCCGGTAGTGCTCATGATCCAGCACGCGGGCCTCTATGCCTCCATCAACACGCTCCGGGGCGTGGCCATGGACGGCCGGGTGCCCGTCTTCTACATGATCGGGCTCCTGAGCCGCGAGAAGGACAAGGATCCGAAGGAGTCGCGCCACTCCATGGTCCGTTACTGCGAGCCGCTCCTCGATACCTTCGGAGTCCCGCATGCGCGGCTCGAGGGCCCCAACGACGTGCGCCTGATTCCCGAGTACTACCGGCTGAGCCGCCAGCGGCGCGGCCCCACCGCCGTCCTCGTCGGGCTGGAGACCATCTAA